From Eleftheria terrae, the proteins below share one genomic window:
- a CDS encoding DUF1993 family protein gives MTLPLADLALPAFHRMLNRVSLWLVKAASHAEAQGLPPAALLRHRLAPDMFDLSRQVEILASAARGGAARLAGRLDPLDPSPALAVFNRGSEEEFGPPAAGFGELQALLSDAVAELTQLARGQITVDAGTRITVAKPGNVRVFEAHHFVLDYLLPNLYFHASIAYALLRAQGVPLGKQDFEGPPSYRLA, from the coding sequence ATGACTTTGCCCCTTGCCGACCTCGCCCTCCCCGCCTTCCATCGCATGCTGAACCGCGTCTCGCTGTGGCTGGTCAAAGCCGCATCGCACGCTGAGGCACAAGGGCTGCCGCCAGCCGCCCTGCTGCGCCACCGCCTCGCGCCAGACATGTTTGATCTTTCGCGACAGGTCGAGATCCTCGCCTCCGCAGCGCGCGGCGGAGCCGCCCGGCTGGCCGGCCGGCTGGACCCACTGGACCCGTCCCCCGCCCTGGCGGTGTTCAACCGGGGGTCGGAAGAGGAGTTCGGGCCGCCGGCCGCCGGCTTCGGCGAACTGCAGGCCTTGCTCAGCGATGCGGTCGCCGAATTGACGCAACTCGCCCGCGGGCAGATCACGGTGGACGCCGGGACCCGCATCACGGTGGCCAAGCCGGGCAATGTCAGGGTTTTCGAGGCACATCACTTCGTGCTCGACTACCTGCTGCCCAATCTCTACTTCCACGCCAGCATCGCGTACGCGCTGTTGCGCGCTCAGGGCGTGCCGCTGGGCAAACAGGACTTCGAGGGCCCGCCGTCCTATCGACTCGCCTGA
- a CDS encoding FkbM family methyltransferase gives MRNRHLLRQFARAVLPRAALAALDVHRGLRSDGDPETRLLPLLERGGAFVDIGANRGSWCGPAARVFREVHAFEPEPALAAALRRAAPSNVTVYALALSDHDGSGRFAVPVYGGEALTTRASLETGANVGHEDELVYEVPLARLDSFELTQIDVIKIDVEGHERAVLDGAWRTIDRERPTLIVEIEERHHLGESESIIAGLVTHGYQCSFLGEDGLQPFTPGSIGTLQPPDRTPLPGRHIDGYVNNFVFLPLERQDEFAVLCESMARGIH, from the coding sequence ATGCGCAACCGTCACCTTCTGAGGCAGTTCGCCCGGGCTGTCTTGCCGCGGGCTGCGCTGGCCGCCCTGGATGTTCACCGCGGCCTGCGCAGCGACGGCGATCCCGAGACACGCTTGCTGCCGCTGTTGGAGCGTGGCGGCGCATTTGTCGACATCGGCGCCAACCGGGGAAGTTGGTGCGGACCCGCGGCCCGCGTGTTCCGAGAGGTGCATGCCTTCGAGCCCGAACCGGCGCTGGCAGCAGCCTTGCGACGCGCCGCGCCCTCCAACGTCACGGTTTACGCCCTGGCACTGTCCGACCACGACGGCAGCGGCCGCTTCGCGGTCCCGGTCTATGGCGGCGAAGCACTCACGACTCGCGCCAGCCTGGAAACCGGTGCGAATGTCGGCCATGAGGACGAGCTGGTCTACGAAGTACCGCTGGCACGGCTGGACAGCTTCGAGCTGACGCAGATCGACGTCATCAAGATCGATGTCGAAGGCCATGAGCGTGCCGTGCTGGACGGTGCCTGGCGCACCATCGACCGCGAGCGCCCGACGCTCATCGTCGAGATCGAGGAGCGGCATCACCTCGGCGAGTCGGAGTCCATCATCGCCGGACTGGTCACGCATGGCTACCAGTGCAGCTTCCTCGGCGAAGACGGCCTGCAGCCGTTCACTCCGGGCAGTATCGGGACGCTTCAACCGCCGGACCGCACGCCCCTGCCAGGCCGACACATCGACGGCTATGTCAACAACTTCGTCTTCCTGCCACTAGAGCGGCAGGACGAGTTTGCCGTCCTCTGCGAAAGTATGGCGCGCGGGATCCATTGA
- a CDS encoding EscJ/YscJ/HrcJ family type III secretion inner membrane ring protein — translation MGLYLDLDEHEADQLVAALQADGIPVSKEPAGGGDWQVRVDRRDVGASLELLRAQGLPAVRYGGDPIGQRPLHWSAGEEQRLQATYAASQQLSRELRQVPGVLDARVHLVVLAEDPLTDRLRPSSAAVLVTHAPGAVLQRLAPAVRSLVARRIAGLPGEKVALTLVQAAPEPSTGGGDRMAAALSGRTLGLLLLLLAVAACLMWWTAPLRGPQVGE, via the coding sequence ATGGGCCTCTACCTGGACCTGGACGAGCACGAAGCCGACCAATTGGTGGCGGCGCTGCAGGCGGACGGCATCCCGGTTTCCAAGGAGCCGGCTGGCGGCGGCGACTGGCAGGTGCGGGTCGACCGCCGTGACGTCGGCGCATCGCTCGAGCTGTTGCGTGCTCAAGGCTTGCCGGCCGTCCGCTATGGCGGCGACCCGATCGGCCAGCGACCCTTGCACTGGTCTGCCGGTGAGGAGCAGCGGCTGCAGGCCACTTATGCTGCTTCGCAGCAACTGTCGCGCGAACTGCGGCAGGTCCCCGGCGTCCTGGACGCCCGCGTCCACCTTGTCGTATTGGCCGAAGACCCGTTGACCGACCGCTTGCGTCCATCCTCCGCAGCGGTGCTCGTTACTCATGCGCCGGGCGCTGTGTTGCAGCGACTGGCTCCCGCGGTGCGGTCCTTGGTGGCCCGCCGCATTGCGGGGCTGCCCGGCGAGAAAGTGGCGCTGACCCTGGTGCAGGCTGCGCCGGAGCCGTCTACCGGCGGTGGCGATCGAATGGCTGCCGCGCTCTCCGGACGGACCCTGGGCCTGCTGTTGCTGCTTCTCGCGGTTGCCGCCTGCCTGATGTGGTGGACGGCGCCGTTGCGGGGGCCGCAGGTGGGTGAATGA
- a CDS encoding LysR family transcriptional regulator has product MQNRRLRHKRYLGKRPFAATERYTAATSPFCPSARRAVTDCSTTLMRLDLFSLHLFADIVETRSIGKGAKRHNLAVSAASKRITDLEYQFGIQLLRRHARGVLPTEAGEVFYSRIKHTLGDLHQTVVEMSEYTQGSRGQVRMCSNLTAMVHCLPRDLASFAIEHPHIGVALEERSTAYTLEAIASGQADVGIIAPVTRYPPGLHYWHYSAATHVVLAPASHPLARRSSVRYSETLDHPYIGLEAGGGWDQLLSRMAAAAGSSMKVRVRVNGFEAACRMVEAGLGLTVVPEASAALHAKALQLKVLTLEEDWATVPLDVCSRDLNLIPVPARLMVRHLITSNGTKAGMKIEVEERHLRADEPVAPR; this is encoded by the coding sequence GTGCAGAATCGCCGCCTGCGCCACAAGCGCTATCTCGGCAAACGTCCATTCGCGGCGACAGAACGGTACACCGCGGCGACGTCGCCATTCTGTCCTTCTGCTCGTCGAGCAGTTACCGATTGTTCAACGACCCTCATGCGACTGGATCTGTTTTCCTTGCATTTGTTTGCGGACATCGTCGAAACGCGCAGTATCGGCAAGGGTGCAAAGCGGCACAACCTCGCGGTCTCGGCGGCCAGCAAACGCATCACCGACCTGGAATACCAGTTCGGCATCCAATTGCTACGCCGGCACGCCCGCGGCGTACTGCCCACCGAGGCCGGCGAGGTCTTCTACAGCCGGATCAAGCACACCCTTGGTGACCTGCACCAGACGGTGGTGGAGATGAGCGAGTACACGCAGGGCAGCCGCGGGCAGGTGCGGATGTGCTCCAACCTGACCGCCATGGTCCACTGCCTGCCACGCGACCTGGCGAGCTTTGCCATCGAGCATCCGCACATCGGCGTGGCCCTCGAAGAGCGCTCCACCGCCTACACGCTGGAAGCCATCGCCAGCGGCCAGGCGGACGTGGGCATCATCGCGCCCGTGACCCGCTACCCGCCTGGGTTGCACTACTGGCACTACAGCGCCGCGACCCATGTGGTGCTGGCCCCGGCGAGCCACCCGCTGGCCCGCCGCTCAAGCGTCCGGTACAGCGAGACGCTGGACCATCCCTACATCGGCCTTGAGGCCGGCGGCGGATGGGACCAGCTGCTCAGCCGCATGGCGGCCGCTGCTGGATCCTCGATGAAGGTCCGGGTGCGGGTGAACGGCTTCGAGGCCGCCTGCCGCATGGTCGAAGCCGGCCTGGGCCTGACCGTCGTGCCGGAAGCGAGCGCCGCCCTGCATGCCAAGGCTTTGCAATTGAAGGTGTTGACGCTGGAGGAGGATTGGGCGACTGTGCCGCTGGACGTCTGCAGCCGGGATCTGAACCTGATTCCCGTACCGGCGCGGCTGATGGTGCGCCACCTCATCACGAGCAACGGCACCAAGGCCGGCATGAAGATCGAGGTGGAGGAACGCCATCTTCGCGCCGACGAGCCGGTCGCCCCGCGTTGA
- a CDS encoding hybrid sensor histidine kinase/response regulator translates to MSDTGTPTGIDPVARSLLRIGERLGSTLDVEQVMQVLSQETSQLIGTRGAVAGLYDGSALDCQCYWSLGLPLPLQRRWVTGQGLPGWLIAHRQPYLAPDTGSDPQAERDFYRQLGVTAALAVPVLDGPDELLGFVELHDKLDGSGFTDADHDLLQGVARLAAVAIRNARAFQQLHRAEEQREQADRKRNEFLATLAHELRNPLAPIRHALQIMQLAGNKPQLIETTRAVIERQVQQLVRLVEDLLDVSRVSTGRVALRREWVDLASTVHDAVETVRPLLVQRGHRLRVSLPPEPIYLDGDPVRLAQIFTNLLNNACKFTPVGGRISLTAQPEAGKVCVTIADSGRGITAEALQRVFDPFTRIDRLLDRTEGGLGVGLSLARTLAELHGGGIVAASRGPDQGAEFIVTLPLSTTQPHPGALAQREASPAPAGQRVLLVDDNPDTVSTLASLLAMMGHEVKTASGGLEALEAGPDFHPDVVLLDIGMPGMDGYETARRVRGTSWGREAALVAATGWGQEEDKQRALKAGFNAHMTKPIDPQALERLLGGLDARTSADLLPATDRRLR, encoded by the coding sequence ATGTCGGACACCGGCACTCCCACCGGGATAGACCCCGTCGCCCGTTCTTTGCTACGCATCGGCGAGAGACTCGGCTCGACGCTGGACGTCGAGCAAGTCATGCAGGTGCTGTCGCAAGAGACGAGCCAGCTCATCGGAACGCGAGGCGCGGTCGCCGGCCTGTACGACGGCTCGGCGCTTGACTGCCAGTGCTACTGGAGCCTCGGGCTGCCCCTGCCCTTGCAACGACGCTGGGTCACCGGCCAGGGCCTGCCCGGCTGGCTGATCGCCCACAGGCAGCCTTACCTCGCACCGGACACAGGCAGCGACCCACAGGCCGAGCGCGACTTCTATCGCCAGCTCGGCGTCACCGCTGCGCTCGCCGTGCCGGTGCTCGATGGACCGGACGAATTGCTCGGCTTTGTCGAGTTGCACGACAAACTCGACGGCAGCGGCTTCACCGATGCAGACCACGACCTGCTGCAAGGGGTGGCGCGACTCGCGGCTGTCGCCATTCGGAATGCCCGCGCCTTCCAGCAGCTGCACCGAGCCGAGGAGCAGCGGGAGCAGGCCGACCGCAAGAGGAACGAGTTCCTCGCCACCCTGGCCCATGAGTTGCGCAATCCGCTGGCACCCATCCGTCATGCGTTGCAGATCATGCAGCTGGCGGGCAACAAGCCCCAGCTGATCGAGACCACGCGCGCAGTGATCGAGCGACAGGTGCAGCAGTTGGTCCGCCTGGTGGAAGACCTACTGGACGTTTCGCGCGTGAGCACCGGACGGGTGGCCTTGCGTCGCGAATGGGTAGACCTGGCTTCCACGGTGCACGACGCAGTGGAGACCGTGCGCCCCTTGCTCGTGCAGCGCGGCCACCGGCTCCGGGTGAGCCTGCCACCGGAGCCCATCTACCTCGATGGGGATCCGGTCAGGCTCGCGCAAATCTTCACCAACCTGCTCAACAACGCGTGCAAGTTCACGCCCGTTGGCGGCCGCATTTCACTGACAGCCCAGCCGGAGGCCGGCAAGGTGTGCGTCACCATCGCGGACAGCGGCCGCGGCATTACGGCCGAAGCGCTGCAGCGCGTGTTCGATCCCTTCACGCGGATCGACCGGCTGCTCGATCGCACCGAAGGCGGCCTGGGTGTCGGGCTGTCATTGGCGCGCACGCTGGCCGAACTGCACGGAGGCGGCATCGTCGCCGCCAGCCGCGGGCCGGATCAGGGGGCGGAGTTCATCGTCACCCTCCCGCTGTCCACCACCCAGCCCCACCCCGGCGCCCTGGCCCAGCGCGAGGCGTCCCCCGCCCCCGCCGGACAAAGAGTGTTGCTCGTCGACGACAATCCCGACACGGTCAGCACCCTGGCTTCCTTGCTGGCGATGATGGGCCACGAGGTAAAGACGGCCAGCGGCGGGCTGGAGGCCCTGGAGGCCGGACCCGACTTTCATCCCGACGTGGTGTTGCTCGACATCGGCATGCCGGGCATGGACGGCTATGAAACGGCTCGCCGGGTCCGTGGCACCAGCTGGGGCCGCGAGGCGGCGCTGGTGGCCGCCACTGGGTGGGGCCAGGAAGAAGACAAGCAACGCGCGCTGAAGGCCGGCTTCAACGCCCACATGACCAAGCCGATCGATCCCCAGGCGCTGGAGCGCCTGCTGGGTGGCCTGGACGCCCGGACCAGCGCCGACCTGCTGCCAGCGACCGACCGACGCCTGCGCTGA